Proteins encoded together in one Mycobacterium sp. MS1601 window:
- a CDS encoding TIGR04282 family arsenosugar biosynthesis glycosyltransferase, translating to MTLPVTLLVVAKAPVPGLAKTRLAASIGAEAAADVAAAALLDTLDAVLAAPVTTRVVAFTGDLSLAARADEIGSRLAEFTVVPQRGEEFAQRLASAHQDAFTGLPVLQIGMDTPQVSAELLTSCAQRLLEGGAVLGLAGDGGWWALGVQEAAAAAFLADVPMSQSDTGALTLAGLLAGGTEVTLLPELLDVDVLADLDAVRSACPASSHFAAVGI from the coding sequence ATGACTCTGCCCGTCACGTTGCTCGTGGTGGCCAAGGCCCCGGTGCCCGGTCTGGCAAAAACCCGTCTGGCGGCCTCGATCGGTGCGGAGGCCGCCGCCGACGTCGCGGCCGCGGCCCTGCTGGACACCCTCGACGCGGTGCTGGCCGCACCGGTCACCACGCGGGTGGTGGCGTTCACCGGTGATTTGAGCCTTGCCGCCCGCGCCGACGAGATCGGTTCCCGGCTGGCGGAATTCACCGTGGTGCCGCAACGCGGTGAAGAGTTTGCGCAGCGGTTGGCGTCTGCCCACCAGGACGCGTTCACCGGGTTGCCGGTGTTGCAGATCGGAATGGACACCCCGCAGGTCAGCGCCGAGCTGCTGACGTCGTGCGCACAACGGCTGCTCGAGGGTGGGGCGGTGCTGGGGCTGGCCGGCGACGGCGGCTGGTGGGCGCTTGGGGTGCAGGAGGCGGCTGCGGCCGCGTTCCTGGCCGATGTGCCGATGTCGCAATCCGATACGGGTGCATTGACATTGGCGGGTCTGCTCGCCGGCGGTACGGAGGTCACACTGCTGCCCGAGCTCCTCGACGTCGACGTCCTCGCTGATCTGGACGCCGTGCGCTCTGCCTGTCCGGCGTCCAGTCATTTTGCGGCAGTGGGGATCTGA
- a CDS encoding glycosyltransferase family 2 protein, whose amino-acid sequence MPDCPVTVVLPCLNEAEALPGVLAAIPVGYRALVVDNNSTDGTAEVARAHGARVVTERVPGYGSAVHAGVVAADTEIVTVIDADGSLDPAELPRLVAALDGADMATGRRRALPGLRWPWHARLGTAAVCHRLRRRHGLAVHDIAPMRAVRREALLGLGVQDRRSGYPLELLVRAAAANWQVVELEVDYGPRTGGTSKVSGSVRGSVHAAVDFWKVLS is encoded by the coding sequence CCCTGCCTCAACGAGGCGGAGGCCCTGCCTGGCGTGCTTGCTGCGATTCCGGTGGGTTATCGGGCACTGGTGGTGGACAACAACAGCACCGACGGCACCGCGGAGGTGGCGCGTGCGCACGGTGCGAGGGTGGTCACCGAGCGGGTGCCGGGTTACGGATCTGCCGTCCATGCCGGTGTAGTAGCTGCCGACACCGAGATCGTTACGGTGATCGACGCCGACGGCTCGCTGGATCCGGCGGAGTTGCCGCGGCTGGTGGCCGCACTGGACGGTGCCGACATGGCGACGGGGCGACGACGGGCGCTGCCGGGGCTGCGCTGGCCGTGGCACGCCCGGCTGGGAACGGCGGCGGTGTGTCACCGGCTGCGGCGCAGGCACGGGCTCGCCGTCCACGACATCGCGCCCATGCGGGCGGTGCGCCGGGAGGCATTGCTGGGGCTCGGGGTACAAGACCGGCGATCGGGGTATCCGCTGGAACTGCTGGTTCGCGCCGCTGCGGCAAACTGGCAGGTGGTCGAACTGGAGGTCGACTACGGGCCACGTACCGGTGGGACGTCGAAGGTCAGCGGTTCGGTCAGGGGCAGTGTCCATGCCGCGGTTGACTTCTGGAAGGTGCTTTCATGA